The nucleotide sequence GTTGCGGTCGACCACCGTGAAGGTATAGGAGCGCAGAAAACGGCCTTTCACTTCCAGCACATCGTTGAGGCCGTCGCCGTTGGGGGTGAAGGCCGTCGGCACGTAGGCTTCGAGGGGGCGCACCGCGCTGGCAATGTTGGAGTAGCTGGCGGTAGGCAGGCCCGCGCCCGTTACCTCCAGGCGGTAGCGCACGGCCTGCAGGTCGGTGGGGGGCAGCTGGTCGAGGTAGGTGCCGCGGGAGCTCACGGCGTAGCTGTTGCGCACCGTGTTGTCGGGGTTGAGCACCAGCAGGCGGTAGCGCACCGAATCGGTGGCGGCGGCGGGGGCGCCCCGCAGCCCCGACCACCGCAGCCGCACCGCCGAGTTGCGGGTGCCGGCCAGCTCGGCCGCCAGCACCGCCGGGCAGAAGGCCGCACTAGCCGCCGAGCGGTTGGCGCAGTCGTCCTCGAACCGCACCTGGTAGCACGGCGCCGAATCGGGGCTGTAGCTGGCCAGCGAATCGCGGAGCGTGCGGGCCGCCGTGGTGCCCAGCACAGTGTTGTTGCGCAGGTAGGTGAGCTGGCCGGTGCTGGGGAAGCGGGCCACACTAGCCGTTAGCACCACCCGGTTACGCTCATCGAAGGTCGCCAGCAGCCGGGGCGTGGCCGGCGCCTGCGTGGCCGTGGCCACCACCGATACAGCCTCCGAAACCGATGAAACCCCGCCCGCATAGCGCGCCGTGAGGCGGTAGGTGTAGCGGATGCCGCAGGCCACGGCCGTATCGGAGTAGGCGCGGGCGGCGGGCGGCGGGGCGGGCAGGGGCGTGCCGTTGCGTGTCAGCTCGTAGGTGGCAGGGTTGGGGCCGAGCTGCCAGGCCAGCTCGTTGCGGCGCTCAGCCGGCTGGACCGTCAGCGTGAGCGTGCTCACCGGCTCGGAAACAGCCTGGGCCTGCTGGCAGATGTCGGTGCGGCGCAGGCGGTAGTAGCCGGGCCGGCCGGCCGGCACCGTGAAGCCGCTCAGACCGTTGGCCACCGCCCCAGGCACCGCCTGGAAGGTGGCTGGCGTAGCGAAATCGGCCTGCTCGACCGTGTAGGAATAGCCGGCTACCAGCGGCGCGGTTTCCAGCACTACTGAACTGTTCTGCACGCTCAGGCGCTGAATAATCAGCGGCCCCGGCGCGGCCAGCTGCGGCAGCGGCTGCGTGGCCGAGCGGGTGCACAGGTCGCTGTCGGAGTAGACGCCGGCCACCGTGACGGACGTGGCGCCGGGCGGCACCGGAAACGTGCGCACCTGCCCGGGCTGGGCCGCAAACGTGCTGCTGCCAATCTGGACGGTGTAGCTGTTATAAGGAGCCCCGGGCAGCGTCACCTGCACAAAGCCCGGCGAGCAGGCCGCCACCGTGAAGGCCGGCATGGGATTGTCGTAGACCTCGAATACCCGGAAATAGATAGTGGAAACCCCGCCACTCGACTGCGCCTGGCCGTTTTCGGTGACCGTGACGGGGCCGGCGGCCGTGGGCGTGTAAACGAAAGGCGACGGGCGCAGGCCGGGGCCGCAGGGGTTGGGGTAGGCGTTGGTGCCGGGCAGAACCTGGTAGAAATACACCAGCGGCGGCCGTCCCGAGCACAAGTCGAAGCGGACGGAGCGGCCCACGCACAGCTTTTCTACAACGCGGTTGGTTTGCACATCCACCGCCACGAAGGTGCAGGCGGGCGGATTCGGCGAGGAGGTGCAGGCCTGGGCCAGGGCAGGTGCGGCAGGGGCCAGCAGCATCCCCAGCAACAACCAGATGTAGAGAAACTTCACGGAACGCATAAAATAGCAGCAGATGAAACGGAGCAAACCCCGGCCGGACGGTAACGCCAAGATACCCACAATCGGCATACGCCGCCGCCGTCGGCCTTCATGTCTAGGACCGGTGGCTGTGGCACAGCGCGCCGCCGCCTACTGCCACTGGTAGCTGCGCACGAAGTCGGCGGCGGCGTGCAGGTCGGAGTAGAGCACCCGGTCGTGGCTCACGAAAGACACTTTCTCGCGGAACGCGGCCACCACCTGCTCCAGCGCCTCCGAGGTGCGGGCGGGCCGCCGGAATTCCAAGGCCTGGGTGGCGTTCAACAGCTCGATGCCCAGCAGCTGCTCCACGTTCTGCACCACGCGCAGGGCCTTGGTGGCGGCGTTGGCGCCCATGCTCACGTGGTCTTCCTGGCCGTTGCTGCTCACTACACTGTCCACCGAGGCCGGGGTGCAGAGCTGCTTGTTCTGGCTCACGATGCCGGCGGCAGTGTACTGCGGAATCATCAGGCCCGAGTTCAGGCCGGGCTCGGCCACCAGAAACGGCGGCAGGCTGCGCTGCCCGCCAATAAGCTGGGTGGTGCGCTGCTGCGAAATGCTACCGATTTCGGCGGTGGCAATGGCCAGCATGTCCAGGGCCAGGGCCAGCGGCTGGCCGTGGAAATTGCCGCCGCTCAGGATGGCGTCGTCGGC is from Hymenobacter yonginensis and encodes:
- a CDS encoding T9SS type B sorting domain-containing protein translates to MKFLYIWLLLGMLLAPAAPALAQACTSSPNPPACTFVAVDVQTNRVVEKLCVGRSVRFDLCSGRPPLVYFYQVLPGTNAYPNPCGPGLRPSPFVYTPTAAGPVTVTENGQAQSSGGVSTIYFRVFEVYDNPMPAFTVAACSPGFVQVTLPGAPYNSYTVQIGSSTFAAQPGQVRTFPVPPGATSVTVAGVYSDSDLCTRSATQPLPQLAAPGPLIIQRLSVQNSSVVLETAPLVAGYSYTVEQADFATPATFQAVPGAVANGLSGFTVPAGRPGYYRLRRTDICQQAQAVSEPVSTLTLTVQPAERRNELAWQLGPNPATYELTRNGTPLPAPPPAARAYSDTAVACGIRYTYRLTARYAGGVSSVSEAVSVVATATQAPATPRLLATFDERNRVVLTASVARFPSTGQLTYLRNNTVLGTTAARTLRDSLASYSPDSAPCYQVRFEDDCANRSAASAAFCPAVLAAELAGTRNSAVRLRWSGLRGAPAAATDSVRYRLLVLNPDNTVRNSYAVSSRGTYLDQLPPTDLQAVRYRLEVTGAGLPTASYSNIASAVRPLEAYVPTAFTPNGDGLNDVLEVKGRFLRSYTFTVVDRNGQEVFRGTDRTQAWDGRIRGQQPVLGAYVWRFEAVDAAGKTVVQHGTVTIVK